The Dehalobacter sp. DCM sequence GTTCCCAGAACACAAACATTTGCAGGAGATTGGGAGATATGACCAACCCCAACATGGAAGCAGCAAAAAGGGAAAGATACGAATAGAATCGGGCAAATCCGGGATCGCCGTGCATATAGCCCAGCGAGTATATTTGGACCAATGACGTTACCAGCGTAACGACAAGCAGCATCATGGCAGATGTCGGATCGATCTGAGTACCGACATCAATCGATAATCCATGCATACTAAACCAGGTAACAACAACTCTTAAGGGATTTTCTATCCATGTTTCGCCCTGTTGAAGTACGCCTACTGCAATGGCAACGGACAAGACAAATGATGCCAGGATGCCAAAGAGTGAGACGAAAGCGCTTACTTTTTGCGATCGCTTCGTGACAAAGACGATCAGTGCAAAGGCCAACGCAGGTAAAAGCGGAATCAACCAGGCGTTATTCAAAGCAAAATCAATCATTATCGTTTTTTACACCTGCCTTTATACTAAATTTGATTACCATTTCATTTTATCGATTTCATCGGCTTCAACGGTTTTATGTTTGCGGTATACGGAAATAATCAGCGCTAAGCCAACCGAAACTTCCGCGGCCGCTAACGCAATAACGAAAAGTGCGAAAACATGACCGTTAAGCATCGGTGCAGCCGTATATTTGCTGAAGGCGATCAGGTTAATATTCACTGAGCTCAGCATGATTTCCATTCCCATTAAAATGGCAATCACATTCTTTTTGGCCAGGACGTTAAAAAGCCCGATAAAGAATAACGTTCCGCTGAGGATCAAAAAATGAGGCAGACCAACGTTCAGAAAGAAATGAATGAGTGTTGTCATGAGGGTTTTTTCACCTCTTTCACAATGACGATCGCACCAAGCATCGCGGCCAGTAATAAGACAGCAGTCACTTCAAAAGCCACAACATACTTGGTCAGCATCAGATTGGCAACTTCTCTGGCTGTTTCTTCCGGCGGTGTACCCGAGCTGAGCGGCCATTTGGTGGTCAGTGCCATCACCGCGTTAACTGCAATCAGGACCAACGAGAGCAGGGCGCCGGGAACCACATTTTTAGAGAAAAGATTTGTTTTTTTCATATCACCTTTGATGGTAAACATGATGGCAAAAACGATAAAAATCGTAATCGCTCCGGCATAGACCAAGATTTGAGTTACTCCCAGGAAGTCGGCATTCAGCAGGATGAAGACACCTGCAATTCCAAGAAATGCCACCATCATGAGCAGTGCACTGTGAAAGATATTCCTGCTGATCACCATCAGCAAGGCCGATCCAATGGTAACGGCAGCAACAATGTAAAACATGATCGTAAAGCCCATTATTCTTCACTCCCTCCAGCCTGAACCGCAGGCGGCTCGATTTGATAAAGGATTCGGTCCAGATCCTGTCGGAAAAAACATGCTTTTTCGAAATCCTGTGTATTGTACAGCGCGTCCTGAGGACAGGCTTCAACACAGAAACCGCAATAGATGCAGCTCTCCATCAGCATCCGGTACTTACTGAGCTTTCGCTTATTATTTTCATCCTTATAGCTTTCAATGGAAATGATTCTGTTCGGGCATGCATTCACACATAACCCGCACGCGGTGCATTTTTCCGGAGTGAGTTCAAACCAGCCCCGAAACCGTTTCGGGAGCACCGGTTTTTCCTCTGGGTACATCTGCGTCACTTTCTTACTGAAAAAGTGCTTGATCGATATGCTTAAACCTTTTAGCAGCCCTTGTCCGTACACGATTTCACCCCCCTATATCATCCGGAAGACGTAAATGCCCACGCCGGTTATAATAATGTTGAACAATGTTAAAGGAATCAGGAATTTCCACCCGATGTGCATCAGGTGTTCCACTTTGACTCGGACGAATGTCCAACGGACCCACATAAACAGGAAAATCATAAAGTAGATCTTGATGATCATCCAGACAATGCCGGGGATGAAAGTAAGACCAAACGGTGCGTTCCATCCTCCCAGGAAAACAATGGCGGAAATAGACGATACTGCAACAAGATGCGCATATTCCGCAACCATATACAGGGCATAACGGATACCGGAGTATTCAATAAAGTACCCGGCAACGAGTTCCTGCTCCCCTTCCGACAAGTCTAAGGGACCGCGGTTCGTTTCGGCGATCGACGACATAAAATAAGCCAGAAAAGCTAGGATCTGCGGAATAATAAACCATACTTTCTGCTGGGCGTTGACGATTTCCTGCAGATTCAGCGTTCCGGTGATCATCACAACACCCACCAGCGAAAACGCCAGCGGGATCTCATAGCTGATCATCTGTGCCGCTGTCCTCATTCCACCGAGCAGCGCGTATTTATTGTTGGATCCAAATCCAGCCATGATGAAGGCGATCGTTCCGGTCGAGCCGATCGCAATGAAATAGAACAAACCAATATTCAAATTTTCCAAAGCCATATCTTTTCCCAGCGGAATCACAGCCCAAGCAAGAATCGCACTTAAAAATGCGGTGATTGCGGCTGCCTTGTAGACAAATTTGTCAACTGCGCCAGGAATAATATCTTCTTTTCCCAGCATTTTGACTATGTCCACTGGGAACTGTAAAAATCCGCCAGGACCGATCCGATTAGGACCAACGCGATCGGCATAAAAAGCAGCAAATTTACGTTCCAGCCAAACGAGGACAATCAAATTGCAGAGTACAAAGACGATAACAACCAAAACCAGGACGGCCTTAATGAACAGTTCCACCGGCAATGCAGGCAAACCGAGGCCTACAGTACACCAGTTCCTGAACATATCGACCCAAATAAGAAATATATCCATAGTTTCCTCCCTCATCACAATGAGTTTTGTCAGCGTTAACTTATCGATCAATTTCCCCTAAAACGATATCCAGTGAAGCAAAGGCGACAACCGCATCCTGCAGATGGAGGCCGACGGCCATTTCTTCGAAAACCGCCACATTGACAAAACTAGGGGAATAGATGTGGGTGCGGTAGGGTTTGGGTGAACCATCACTCACAAGATAGAAGCCAAGGTGTCCTTTGGAATGCTCGATCCGGGAATAGGTCTCTCCGACCGGTGGTTTGATCAGCTTCGGTACTTTTGCTATGATCGGGCCTTCGGGAATATCCTTCATGGCTTGTTCAATTATTTTAACGCTCTCAACGATTTCTTCCATGCGGACGATATATCGGTCAAAGCTATCACCCGTTTGCCGGGTGGGTACATTAAATTTAAAACGGTCATAAATTCCATAGGGCTCATCTCTGCGCAGATCAAAATCAACGCCGCTGGCACGGGCATTTGGCCCGGTCAAGCCATAGTCCAGCACCTTCTCTGCGGAGAGCGGTGCCACCCGCTTCGTACGCGCCTGGAATATTTCATTGCCTGTTAATATCCCATGGTATTCATCGATACACTTCGGCATAATATCTAGCAGCTTGCGCAGCGCAGGCATAAATTCGTCGGGAAGATCTGCCGCAACACCGCCGATCCGCATATAGTTCGGCATCATTCGGTTGCCGGCTGTCATTTCGATGAGATCCAATATAGTGTCTCTTTCCCGAAATCCATAGGTCCACGGGGTAAACCCGGCCATATCCAACGCGATGGAGGCATAAAATACCAGATGACTCGCGATACGCTGGAGCTCACTCATAATTACCCGGATATATTCCGCACGTTCCGGGATTTGGTCCGTGATACCCATCAGTTTCTCAACGGCGCGTACATAAGATTCTTCACATAACATACCAGCCAGATAATCCAGCCGTCCATTATACGGTATAAATTGGGTATAAGTCCGGGACTCTGCCAGTTTTTCCATACCACGGTGCAGATACCCCAAATGATTGACGCACTTGGTGATATACTCTCCCTCTAAGGTCAATACCGCCCGGTAAACGCCGTGGGTACTCGGATGCTGCGGCCCGTAGTTAATATTCATTTCCTGCGTTCGGATGGTTCCTTTTTCTTCACATGTTTCCAGTACATTACACATATCCTGCATGTCATACACCTCCATCTTGGCTGGTGTTCTTATCCGGCTGCAATACAAAATCCTTACGCAGAGGGTGCCCAACAAAATCGTCCGCGAGCAGTATCCTGCGCAAATCAGGATGATCGTTAAAGATGATCCCCATGAGATCAAAGACTTCTCTTTCCAGAACTTGAGCTGCTTTCCACACAGCGGTCACGGAAGGGACCCAGCAGGGATTTTCTTTACTGATTTCGACCTTCACTGTCAGCTGATGTCGGTGTTGCATTGACATTAAGTGGTAAATGACCGTCAAGTTTTCCGGATAATCCACAGAAGTCAGATCCACGAGAAAATCCATCTTGTAATCGGGATGATTCCTGAGTTCCATCATGACATCGACGAGTCTAAGACGCGGCACCTTGATGGACAGTTCGGTATTATCTGCAAAGACTTCCGTTTGTGCACCAATTTTCACATTTAGCATGTCAACCAGTGCCTGCCGATCGATCTTTTTATTCATTCCGCATGATCCTCTCCTTGTTGATTTCCATGATCTTCTCTTTGTTTTCTTCAGCAAACTTTCTGGGACTGACGACTTTCTTGCGCAAAGTGAGAAGACCGTTAAAAAGTGCTTCCGGTCTGGGCGGACAACCCGGCACATAGACATCAACAGGTAAAAATGTATCCGCACCGGGAACAACGTTATACGAATCTTTAAACGGTCCGCCGCTGATCGCGCAGCTGCCCATCGCCAATACATATTTCGGTTCAGCCATTTGTTCATACAGACGGATAACCAGCGGTTCCATCTTCTTGGTCACAGTTCCGGCAACAATGAGTAAATCACATTGTCTTGGCGACGGTCGGAACACTTCGGAGCCAAAACGCGAGATATCATACCGGGCATCACCGGAGGCCATCATTTCAATAGCGCAGCAGGCTAAACCAAACGTAAGCGGCCAGAAAGAACGGCCCCGGCACCAGTTCAGCGCATCTTCAATCTTACAAAGAATGATATTGTTTGGGACTTCGATATTGGTGTCCGTTTTAATTACATCCATTCCAGTGCACCCTCCTTCCAGGCATAGGCAAACCCGAGAATGAGGATCGCCATAAAGATGACCATTTCCACGATACCGAATACGCCCATGTTTTTAAACTGCATGGCCCATGGGTATAGGAAAATCGTTTCAACATCAAAAATGACAAATATCAGGGCATACATAAAATAACTCAGTTTGAAACGAATCCATGTATCTCCTTGGGTATCCAGACCGCATTCGTAGGTCAGCAGTTTTGCCGGTGTGGGATTATTGGGGCTGAGCAATTTCTGCGCCCACAATAAAATGATCGGGAAAATGATTCCCCACAACAGCACGATGAAGACCCCTGTGTAATTGAGTAACATTGTCTACCTCCTCCTTCTATCTAATTTTGACTATATTAAAAATAAGAACACCAAAGAAACTTAAAATGCAAGATACGTGCCAATTGCCCTATTTTACCAAACCAATAAAAAAAGCCTGATCTGACGGCAATTCTCTTGTTTAATAAAGAACCAAAATGATACTTGGTTTATCGCGATTTGCCCTAAAAAACGCTCATCCTTTTCACAATGCGAAAGACTGAATATTCTGGCCAAATCACGCGTATCATCGGGTTTTGGACACGTTGTACCGTATATTATGATATCGGATTATATCGGATTTGACAATCAAAATCGCAAAGTGCTTTCATTTGTGAAAAAATCCACAATACACTTTATTTGACATCCTTGGAATATATTCCTGGAAGACTTGATTAAAATTTATCCTCCGGACAACACCGTAAATAGAGTGACATCGTCGCCTTCCTGAAAAACATAGTCGTGGGGCACGAAATAACCGTTGACCACTGCGTTTAGATTTTCTGAATTGAGCTTGTGCAGTAAATCACCCAAAGACCAGCCTTCCGGCACCTCATATCCCTGTTCTTTGGGCGGCAGCGTATCATCAAAATGGCTGTCTAAATATATTTTCATGACCTTCATACACCTCAAAAAGGAATTCCTTAAATACTTATTACTTATTACTTATTACTTATTACTTATTAGTTATTAGTTATTAGTTATTAGTTGATATTAATACTTTTAATTGTCTTTTTGTTTGTTATTTAGTTTTTTTGTTTAATATTTTTTTGTTAATGTCCAAATTCTTTTACAATATTATATATTACTATTAAAACATTAAATAATGTAAAACGCTATGGCCAAATATGACTAAAATGTGTAATTTTTAGACACTTTGGCTAGAAAAGACCACATGGATAGTCCACGTGGTCTTTTTAATCCATTTCTATCCGCGCGTTAGACTGTTTATACCCGTTCTGATGGTGACCGCCTTTACTCTTCGATCAGGAATTCTAAATCCAAAGCTTTCAGTGTTTCCGGAAGCGGCACTCCGGTATGGGGATCCCATCCCATCAGGGTAAAATAACGCTCACGCATTTGCATGAACACATCGCCGATACAAGCGACCGAAGCCGGGCCATCACCCGGACGATCCTGATACTTTTTGGACGGCTTTTCCAGATCTGCGGTGATGCCGGATTTGATATTATAGACCCGCATCAGGTTCATCGCTTTCCTGCCGATTTTGACAACCTCTTCCACGGTATAACTGTCACCGGTTGCACTATTGAGTGCTGCTACGCTATAGTTAATATCCTCACACATAAACCGGCAGACACCGAGACTGTCTTCAAATACACGGCGGCCGCTGACGCCGGCATTATACCTGGCAATCTGCTCCCAGTCAAACGGATTGGTTATCGGCGGCAGGCCATGCTGTGCGGCATTGATAAATCCCCCGACGACTTCAATCGTCCCGGTACTCGATACGCAGGTATCTAAGAGCTCTGTCCACATTGCCCGATGGTCGTGGCCGCGAATTGAGTTGCCTTTATACGTAAAGTTAGCGCAATCCATCGCTTCCCCGCCGGTTTTTGTAGCTACCCGCATGAGACCCTCAGCCAAGAAATCACCCACACCTTGACGGTAAGCGATTTTTTCAATCATCGCTTTGACACTCCGGAAATTATCCCAGGTCATTTCCAGCTCATCGGTGTCTTTTCCCGTAAAAAAGCCCCTTTCGTAGCATTCGATAACCCAGGCCAATGTCCAGCTTGTTTCATTTACATCAATACCCATACGATCCACATAATCACATATGACCATCGTCTCGGTCAGATTCGTGATACCTAAATTCGAACCCATTCCGCCCAGGGCTTCAAATTCCGGTTCCTCCGTTGTAAAGCCTTTAAACGGACCTTCTTTGACGGTAAGATCTCCGACATGATTCCAATTGCAGCCCCAACAGGGTCTTTTCTTATAGTCATTGCTT is a genomic window containing:
- a CDS encoding NADH-quinone oxidoreductase subunit B, with translation MDVIKTDTNIEVPNNIILCKIEDALNWCRGRSFWPLTFGLACCAIEMMASGDARYDISRFGSEVFRPSPRQCDLLIVAGTVTKKMEPLVIRLYEQMAEPKYVLAMGSCAISGGPFKDSYNVVPGADTFLPVDVYVPGCPPRPEALFNGLLTLRKKVVSPRKFAEENKEKIMEINKERIMRNE
- a CDS encoding aldehyde ferredoxin oxidoreductase family protein, encoding MSNGYAGALLRIDVTDNTVLKEELSHDFVHNWVGGTCMGAKIVYDEVPISVNWNDSANRLVMATGGLTGTGGVGSGAFGVVTKGAMTNGFATSQANGFFSAFLKFCGYDAIVLQGASEDWVYIYIDDEKVEIKSAAHLVGLDTYETQVRLLEEYGLTRTQLSVACIGPGGENLVRYACIVSDFGHVAAHNGVGAVLGSKKIKAIAVKRGKNKPAVFDAEALKENAQEMNRCSKEGIAGKGTFVHGTNVAIAGAEKGGVLPIKNITTHSFPEIAGFVPEVLRTSNDYKKRPCWGCNWNHVGDLTVKEGPFKGFTTEEPEFEALGGMGSNLGITNLTETMVICDYVDRMGIDVNETSWTLAWVIECYERGFFTGKDTDELEMTWDNFRSVKAMIEKIAYRQGVGDFLAEGLMRVATKTGGEAMDCANFTYKGNSIRGHDHRAMWTELLDTCVSSTGTIEVVGGFINAAQHGLPPITNPFDWEQIARYNAGVSGRRVFEDSLGVCRFMCEDINYSVAALNSATGDSYTVEEVVKIGRKAMNLMRVYNIKSGITADLEKPSKKYQDRPGDGPASVACIGDVFMQMRERYFTLMGWDPHTGVPLPETLKALDLEFLIEE
- the nuoH gene encoding NADH-quinone oxidoreductase subunit NuoH; translated protein: MDIFLIWVDMFRNWCTVGLGLPALPVELFIKAVLVLVVIVFVLCNLIVLVWLERKFAAFYADRVGPNRIGPGGFLQFPVDIVKMLGKEDIIPGAVDKFVYKAAAITAFLSAILAWAVIPLGKDMALENLNIGLFYFIAIGSTGTIAFIMAGFGSNNKYALLGGMRTAAQMISYEIPLAFSLVGVVMITGTLNLQEIVNAQQKVWFIIPQILAFLAYFMSSIAETNRGPLDLSEGEQELVAGYFIEYSGIRYALYMVAEYAHLVAVSSISAIVFLGGWNAPFGLTFIPGIVWMIIKIYFMIFLFMWVRWTFVRVKVEHLMHIGWKFLIPLTLFNIIITGVGIYVFRMI
- a CDS encoding NADH-quinone oxidoreductase subunit C — translated: MLNVKIGAQTEVFADNTELSIKVPRLRLVDVMMELRNHPDYKMDFLVDLTSVDYPENLTVIYHLMSMQHRHQLTVKVEISKENPCWVPSVTAVWKAAQVLEREVFDLMGIIFNDHPDLRRILLADDFVGHPLRKDFVLQPDKNTSQDGGV
- a CDS encoding MoaD/ThiS family protein produces the protein MKIYLDSHFDDTLPPKEQGYEVPEGWSLGDLLHKLNSENLNAVVNGYFVPHDYVFQEGDDVTLFTVLSGG
- a CDS encoding NADH-quinone oxidoreductase subunit A, whose translation is MLLNYTGVFIVLLWGIIFPIILLWAQKLLSPNNPTPAKLLTYECGLDTQGDTWIRFKLSYFMYALIFVIFDVETIFLYPWAMQFKNMGVFGIVEMVIFMAILILGFAYAWKEGALEWM
- a CDS encoding NuoI/complex I 23 kDa subunit family protein is translated as MYGQGLLKGLSISIKHFFSKKVTQMYPEEKPVLPKRFRGWFELTPEKCTACGLCVNACPNRIISIESYKDENNKRKLSKYRMLMESCIYCGFCVEACPQDALYNTQDFEKACFFRQDLDRILYQIEPPAVQAGGSEE
- a CDS encoding NADH-quinone oxidoreductase subunit J family protein; translated protein: MGFTIMFYIVAAVTIGSALLMVISRNIFHSALLMMVAFLGIAGVFILLNADFLGVTQILVYAGAITIFIVFAIMFTIKGDMKKTNLFSKNVVPGALLSLVLIAVNAVMALTTKWPLSSGTPPEETAREVANLMLTKYVVAFEVTAVLLLAAMLGAIVIVKEVKKPS
- the nuoK gene encoding NADH-quinone oxidoreductase subunit NuoK gives rise to the protein MTTLIHFFLNVGLPHFLILSGTLFFIGLFNVLAKKNVIAILMGMEIMLSSVNINLIAFSKYTAAPMLNGHVFALFVIALAAAEVSVGLALIISVYRKHKTVEADEIDKMKW
- a CDS encoding NADH-quinone oxidoreductase subunit D: MQDMCNVLETCEEKGTIRTQEMNINYGPQHPSTHGVYRAVLTLEGEYITKCVNHLGYLHRGMEKLAESRTYTQFIPYNGRLDYLAGMLCEESYVRAVEKLMGITDQIPERAEYIRVIMSELQRIASHLVFYASIALDMAGFTPWTYGFRERDTILDLIEMTAGNRMMPNYMRIGGVAADLPDEFMPALRKLLDIMPKCIDEYHGILTGNEIFQARTKRVAPLSAEKVLDYGLTGPNARASGVDFDLRRDEPYGIYDRFKFNVPTRQTGDSFDRYIVRMEEIVESVKIIEQAMKDIPEGPIIAKVPKLIKPPVGETYSRIEHSKGHLGFYLVSDGSPKPYRTHIYSPSFVNVAVFEEMAVGLHLQDAVVAFASLDIVLGEIDR